ATCCGCCAGGGCTTCTCGGGGCCCTGCTTGGGCATGAGCTTCTCGCCGCGCTTGGCGTACCCGGCCTGGAGGTCCATGACGGGCCTGCGGTTCGTTCCCGGCGGCGCGACCGGAACCACCGTGTCGTATCCGCGGGCGTCCATGTGCCTGACCAGGTCGATGAAGTAACGGCACATCAGGCTCACCTTGAGCGTCCAGGACGAGGTGGTGTAGCCGATCGCCATCGCCCAGTTCGGCATCCCGCTCAGCAGCATGCCGCGGTAACAGAGCGCGTCCGCGATGTCGACCTGGTGCCCGTCGACCACGAGGGGCATGCCGTCGAAGAGCCGCAGGTTCAGCCCCGTCGCGGTGACGATGATGTCGGCTTCCAGTTCCTCACCCGACGCCAGGACGATGCCGCGCTTGCTGAAACGCGCCACGGCGTCGGTGACGACGGAGGCCCTTCCGCCCTTGATCGCGTCGAAGAAGTCGCCGTTCGGTGCCACGCACACCCGCTGGTCCCACGGGTCGTACGGCGGGTTGAAGTGCTTGTCGACGTCGAATCCCTTGGGAAGGCGCTTGACGTTCTCGCGTCGGATGAAGGCCCGTCCTGCCTTGGGGAAGGTCCGCAGGCCCTTCACGACGGCGTGTTCGGTCCAGATGTTCTTGAACCGCGTCACGGCGTACCCGCGCTCTTCCCCGAGCAGCTTCGTGAGCGCCAGGGCGACCTTGTCGACGCGGGGGAGCGCCATGACGTAGGTGGGGGTGCGCTGCAGCATCGTCACGTGCCGGGCGGCGCCCGCCCCGGTGGCCATGGCCGGCACCAGAGTGATCGCGGTCGCGCCGCTGCCGATGACGACGACCTTCTTGCCGCTGTAGTCGAGTCCCTCGGGCCAGTGCTGCGGATGGACGATCCGGCCCTCGAACTCGTCCCGTCCCTGGAACTCCGGGGAGAACCCCTCGTCGTACCGGTAGTAGCCGGTGGCGGCGAAGACCCATCCCGCGTGGATCGTCCTGGTCCGGGTCGCTCCCGTCGCGGAGTCCGATGTCTGGACGGTGAGGGTCCACCGTGAGTCCGCCGTGGACCACTCCGCGCGGACGACCCGGTGGCCGAGCCTGAGGAAGCGCTCCAGGCCGTTCTCCTCGACGGTTTCGTGGAGGTACTCCTTGATGAGGGGAGCGTCGGCGATCGCGGCTTCGTGGCGCCAGGGCTTGAACGCGTACCCGAACGTGTGGAGGTCGGAGTCCGAGCGGATGCCGGGATAGCGGAACAGGTCCCACGTGCCTCCGATGTCGTCGCGCGCTTCCAGTACGGCGAGCGACTTGTCGGGCAGCTCCCGGCTGAAATAGGTGGCCGCGCCGATCCCGGAGATCCCGGCTCCGATGATCACCACGTCGAATTCCTCGACGGCGTCCAACACCTCAGCTGTCATGGCGTTTCCTCGCTGTTCCTGTGGCGGTTGCCTCACTGTCGCCAGCGAGGACCGCCTGCGAGAACGACAGCGGGCACCTCCTTCGCCAGGGCTCGGTGCACGATGCACAGGCGGACCGGGCCGTTGCGCCCGTACGGTGTCCGACGTTCGGGCCGGGCCCCGGTCGAGCCCGCGGCCCGGCCCTTCCGGGAGGGCGGTCGGAGACGACCGTCCAGCGGCTTCTCGCCGGCGCACCATTGCGGGAGCAAGACCGAGGGGGT
The Streptomyces roseofulvus genome window above contains:
- a CDS encoding flavin-containing monooxygenase, translating into MTAEVLDAVEEFDVVIIGAGISGIGAATYFSRELPDKSLAVLEARDDIGGTWDLFRYPGIRSDSDLHTFGYAFKPWRHEAAIADAPLIKEYLHETVEENGLERFLRLGHRVVRAEWSTADSRWTLTVQTSDSATGATRTRTIHAGWVFAATGYYRYDEGFSPEFQGRDEFEGRIVHPQHWPEGLDYSGKKVVVIGSGATAITLVPAMATGAGAARHVTMLQRTPTYVMALPRVDKVALALTKLLGEERGYAVTRFKNIWTEHAVVKGLRTFPKAGRAFIRRENVKRLPKGFDVDKHFNPPYDPWDQRVCVAPNGDFFDAIKGGRASVVTDAVARFSKRGIVLASGEELEADIIVTATGLNLRLFDGMPLVVDGHQVDIADALCYRGMLLSGMPNWAMAIGYTTSSWTLKVSLMCRYFIDLVRHMDARGYDTVVPVAPPGTNRRPVMDLQAGYAKRGEKLMPKQGPEKPWRMAMSYPEDARALRGPVADENLRFGARRAAAPAPGGRRATRA